GAGTTTATTGTGATCGATGACGACGAAGAAGGGGCTACTTCGTTGGTTACCGCGCGCCAAGAGGACATGGTAAACGGGCGGCCCATTGTTAAAAAGGTTATAGAGATTATAGAGATACAAGACGAACATGAAACCTGCGGCAATGCTGCAGCAAGTACTGTAATTGACCTAACGAAATAAAATTCGTGTGCTATACTATACAGGATTCTAATGCTACAAAGGCAATACGACAACAAATTACTATATACCGAAAGCTGTCCCGCAAAGCATTGAAAGAGAATAAAAAGTTAAAATAATATTTCTAGTGGGGTATTTATTGCTTCTGATAATGAGAAAGCGAGTTATGGAGTTTTCATTCTATATCGGTGTCAGCTCATCCATCATCACACCGGAAACACCACCCCACTGGTATACTATCGAATCGGACCATGGTTCTGTTACCttaaaagaaaacaaaTAATAGTAACATTGATTCGTAAACTTTAATTTGATTTATCACAATAGGGGGAAAACACCTCATCAGACCAGGAATTTATCGCAGTGAACAGCGTCACCTTGTGGTGGAACACTAGTTACAGCACAACTAGCCTCGCGGTTAGAGCATGGATTGAAGCGTTACCAATATAGAATTCAGATGAATCATACAAAAACAACAGCATAGGTGTTTCACCTACGGAAAACACTGCAGCTGTGCTGGCTTACAATTTAGCCACCCATATGTACAATAAAAGCACAAATGTCAATACGAGCTGCTCGAAGTTTTCCTTGGCTATTGTCTTAACTAAATCCGCGGTATCGTTCTTCCAGCAATTAGCGTCTCCTTCGAGGAGACTTTTGAACCACGTATGCAGGTCTTTCGAAATAATTTCATTTCCATTCTTCACGTTTAATATTTCTCCATTTTCGTTGCAATCAAATGATGACATGGTATATTATACCTCTCGTTTTTAATGTGTGAGTTTGGTTATAGGCTGTTATAGCACAAATCCTTACGTGGGTTTGAGCTGTCGTTACAAATGTAAGTGAATCGTGCAAACCTTGGATAAGAACCAAACGCCTACTTATTCTATTGCTTGCATCTAGTTGTGGGAAGCAGCTTAAATCAAAGAAAGCATTTCTTAATTCCGTCTGTGTCAGGGTGTGACATGAGCATTCGGTTTGTGACAGCGACGATGTCTAATTTGGTATGAGAGTGAAAATAAATATCAATGATGGCGTGAGTAAATATTTAAGAGATATAGAACACGTTAGAAAGGCATAGATAGTATTAGCTAACGTATTTCATTGAGCTTTACCATTTAAAGCCTTTGTTTAGTAATCATCTCTTAAGTAGCGCCTGACATTAGCTCATCGCGTCGTTATATATTTGTAATATAAAGTGAAAACCGAAGTCTTTATATATACGAATAATTGAAATACGGAAGTAAGTAGGCTAAGTTTAGCTGGAACTGGTTAGCTGCGCAGCCAATATGACTGATAAGGAGACTGGAATGCTCGATGTTGGCGAGCACTGTAATTTTTGTAGACAAATTGACTTTTTACCATTTCGCTGTACAGTATGTGAATATGATTACTGCGCTCTGCATAGAAGCAAGGAATCCCACAATTGCAAAGGTTTAAAAACGCCACGAGTCGAGCGTGCAACGTCCGCTGAGAGGGTATCCTATAAGAAGGGAAATGGAGAGACTTACTTCAAGACTTTGCTTCCGGGCAAGGCAGAAGAGCGGATTAAGCAGGAGGTTCCGGTGCCATCAAACCAAGGCGTTAAATCGTCATTGCGAGATAGGCTGATCAAAAATAACAATACGAAGGCTTTGGATAAGTTAAAGCGGTTTTTCGACAAATACAGCTCTAAATCAAAGTATAAGATGAATCTCACGGCGTCAAATAAGACCATACAGTTGGCAACAATGAGGCGAAACGCTAAAGGTGACGTAAAGATTCCACAGACAAATCGATTGTATGTGTGGTGCTACTATATAGATGATAAAGAACCCATTGAGCATGAGATATTCATCAGCAAGACATGGCCCGTGGGGAGGGCTTTGGATTCTTTATTACACTACATGAAATTAAACAACGCTGGTATGGGTACAACAGCTAATGCAAACGAAAGGTTGCTTTTGTATAAAAAAGTAAAGGATTCCGAGTGGGTTATGTTGGAAGCTGCCAATCGTGTCAGTTCAGTAATTACAGAAGGCGACGCATTGTATGTGGTTCGTGGAAATGATGTAGAGAAGTTAGTCAACCAGAATCGGTGACAGCTGTAACTCCGGTTCAGCTTGAAGACGTATAATATATGATATAACTAAATAGAATGTATCTGCAGGTTACAAAATATGCGACGGTATTCCGCACGATATTACATTGATATAGCGTTGTTGGCATCGGTCAGATGATTCTCATATTTTTATTGCAACGTAATAGTAAATGAACGAGATTTGAATGCTCATTTGAAACAACGCACGTTATGCAATGAGGAAAGCTATGTGGTGCATGCAATTAGGCATACTTCTACATATTTTTATGACACTTCTCTTCGTCATAGTCACTACCTACTCATAGGTGTACAGTACATACGCTTTACTCTCCTGCACACCAAGTGTGAACAATTATTCGTCCGTTACTTCACTTGTATGTCAATCTTAGCTCAGTTCTAACAGAGCCAGTTGAGATATATCCAGTAGAAAACAGCAAGtattttttttcttttacTTACCGAGTCGGTATAGTTAGTTATCTTGATGTTGTAACTTCAGAAGCAAATATCTAAGACACTCgataaaaaattttggaaaCTGAGTTTCAGAGCAACCTATAGTGTGATTTGTCAGACCATTAAAATAAAGTCGTATCAAACCCTAGTAATAGGATATAATCATTAAGATCCAAGTCGGAAGGAATTAACAATATGGGTAAaacaattaaaaaaaaaattaaaggTAGAAAGTTTGGGGCTGAAAATTTGAAAATTGCACTTGGAATATGAAAATTGAATCCGCAATCCTGTAAGTGTTAATGTTAATTGTTTTGTGTGTGTAAAATGTTCTTTTAGTTTTTTATgtttttaattttttttaattgttTAGTGAAATGAAAAGGATAGTAATAAATTCGGTTATTAATTGGGCTGTCATTTCACTGCTACTTCACTTGCTTTTTAGAATAATGAATTAACATATTCATCGTCACTTTGTTATTATACAAGAAAAGTGCATGTTTGTGCATTGTGGATGAGTTTAAAATTTGGGCGTTGTATCGAAGTTGTGTTGATAAGGTAGTTTGTAAAAAGAAAatcataataataaaatataataatacTCCTCTCTCTAACAACAATTCATTTTGGCAAAGAATCCCTTAGCGGATGCTACAGAGTCGAGATCAGTTGGTTGGCCATTTACCGCGGTAGTACCTACTGTACCAGTACCAAGTTGACCCTGTTGGCTCAGTTTGTGGTTCAGGCCGTGCTGTGGAGAGTGAGTTTGGAACTGATATTGCGCCTGTTGTTGGGAACGGTACTGGGTCTGTGGTTGTTTATGAGACAGCTGTGCTTGTTGGACTTGTTGAGGCagctgttgttgttgctgttgcGACTGGTAGTTACTCAAGGGCTGTTGACTATGCAATTTCTGTTGCTGATGAGCATAACGTTGTTGAGTTTCTTGCTGGTAGGCCTCGTAGGAAGTTGGATCCAGTTTTTGCTGTTGCAGTTGCAGTTGGGAAGTTCCATAACGAGGATCTTGTGAAGATGATAGTTGCTGAGGAGCAACAGCAGGTTGAGGGTACTTATTTCTGTGTCTTCTGTTTTTTTCATTAGGAGggtttggattgccatAACCGTGTAGGTTTGGCTTCTTGTTAATGGCTAAATCCCAACCACGACCGCCATTCAACTTCATCCAATCGTATTCGCCATTGTACTCTTGGCCTAATTCGTCTAACGTAGACAAAAGCAACTTCCGATAACCCTCGTAGTCTGGGGTTTCTTCAAAGCCCAAGTTTCTAACAACTTCCAAGTAGCGACCGAATTGAACGGGCAAGCCTTGAGATAGATCGTATACATTAGTGcttctcttcttctcaCCGATCTTTTCATACttttgtttattatttGGAGCTTTCAAACCTTGCCATGGTAACTGTCCCCTCAGAAAGTAGAAAAAGACGTGACCAAGCGCCTCCATATCGTCTCTGCGGCTCTGCTCTCTCCCCAAATGTGTATTTATAGACATGTATCTAGCAGTTCCACTCAAAGACTTCTTCTCACGGTAAGGAATATGCTGTTTGGTCTTCGGATCTCTGTATAGCTTTGCCATCCCAAAATCGATTAAATGCACCTTGTTAGCATCGGGCTGGTCGGGTCTTCCTATCAAAAAGTTATCAGGTTTAATGTCACGGTAGATTAAGTCATGTGCATGCAAATCCTCTATCAAGGTAATCATTTGCACGGCTACCTGCACTACTGTTTTCACTGTGAATCGGCGTCCGCACCAGTCGAAAAGATCCTCCAAAGATGGCCCTAGCAAATCTATCACAAGAATATTGTGTAATCCCTCGTGGCCAAAGTAGTAAGCCTGTGGAATACCTGCCGTTCCAGTAAGAATTTTGTATGTCCTGTACTCATCCTTCAATTGAGGAGCTTCTGTTTTCCGTGGCTCAAACTTAATCGCTACCGGAACACCATTGAGCATGTTAGTACCTTCAAAAAGTACACCAAAGGACCCTTCCCCAATTTTCTTCCCAATTTTAAAGTGTAAACCCACAATCGTCGTATCATCACGAGCAGTAACAGTTGACACGTTAGAAGTCTGTGCAGCGCCAGCTCCCACTCCTCCTGGAAGCCCTACACCTCCCTGTTGCTGAATATAAGTATGGGACAGTTGAATGGTCCcctgttgttgttgctgaTGCTGATGCtgatgctgctgttgttgctgttgctgctgttgctgctgttgttgcGGTGGGGGTGGAGGTGGTGGAGGTGGTGACGAGATATTCATCTTTGTGTTTGTGATGTTATTAACAGCCAGAGCTGTGTTAGCGGCCGCTATAGCACTAGAATTGTTCATATGGATATGGTAGAGGGGAGATACCTAACCTGCTGGGGATACTATCGACTTTGTATGAGATATAAGTGAAACAAGAAAACGGTTTTAAATTCAAAACTTATGCTAAgatttttttatattttgTGAAGATATCAAATAAAGGCGTGGTCTCAATAACTTGACGGGCTTGGGCAAAAAGAAAAGATGGTGATATTTTAGTTTTTTTAAGCTGACTTTGCCAATTTGGAGAAGATACGCAGTTAATGTAAGGTTTGAAAGCGCACAAAATAGCTCTCACTTCCCAAATCCTGCTATGGCTAACTGAATACCAAGCGGTGCTCATTGTTGTAGGAAGTGTGCTGTTCTGCTGTTCGTTGCGAATATGTCCGGCGGCTACCACGGTAAATGCCACAAAATGTCACGTGACAATGTTCGTACAAGATGTCCTCTATTAGACGACGACTATATAGCTGATTACATATGGCGGTGTGCGTAAGGCATGCTAAGCAGGTGCTGCGACTTCTTGGCAGCACTGGACGGGCGGGGATGGTGGATTTTGGCACCAGTAGCGTCCTCTTCGTCGCTGCTAGTGTCGAACATATCCTCGTCAAAAAGGGCCTCGGAGGTCAGCTGTTCGGACATCTGGAGGGCGAGCTGCAGTTGGGGCCGGGTGTAGCAGCGGAAAGGCGACGTAGAATGTGATGTGGGGGGTGATTTGGTGGTTTTGTAATCGATGTAGTTGTTGTAGGGACGGAAGATGCTCTCCTGGAGGTCAGGCAGGGCTGCGAGCAACTGCGGTGACGAACCGCCTGGCATATGCACGCGGCTGGAGAGAGTTCCCAGGAACGACGTTCTGCGCTTCCCTGCGCCGGCTCTCGGCTCGCGACCCGCGGAGGTCACGTGATTGTCCGATTCCGACTTTAGAGTAGAGCACGCGAAGCTGGACATTGACGAAGTCGCGGAGCTCATTCGGAGTTTGCTGTGAGTATGTTCTTGCATTGAATATTCGGAAACTTTTGGGTTGGGTATCTGCTGACTATTCTACTTGACAAACAAAACACACCTTATAACATACCGCTCTCCCAGTTTCACACTATCTATATATTGAAGGCGGTACTGCACGTGTCAAGGCTTAACTGACTGTGCTATAAAATGCTACTCTAATAACAATACAGCCGATACCTGTGGGGAGATAGCTGGCACaaggccgggtaacacCTTAAAATAGCCGGGGATCTTACCAATTTATGGCGATCAAAATTGCGGGATGATTGATTAGGGGAGCCCACGTGCCTAGCGGGCTGTGAGCTACATTAATAGAGGAGCGTCATGAGGTGTTACCGGGAATGGAGCAGGTCACAGAATCCGAGAAGCTTCGCCATTCATCTTAAGGAGAGAGACTGTGGAACTCGTGGGAGACCGGAAAGTGAGGGGGAATGAGGGGAGTGAGGGGGAGGAGTTAGCGTTCGAAAACCGTCCGAACTTGCGTTAAAACAGAATTTACATTAAGGTTTGGGATCACGATAAACATGTGAATTTTCGTTAAGGGATTACATTCCGTTTGTAGGAACAAGCTAAATCTAATTATATTAACCTGTATGTATTGTCTATATATTTAACCTTGTTAGATATTGTACGATATCTGAGTAATAAGGTTATTTTGGTAGTGCTGTTAGGTAAACGTTACTAAGTGAACGGCTAGGAGAATTTTGCTAGGCTTACGGTGCCAGATATACGGTGCTTAGGTATATTTAGCTACAGACTGCGCTACAGATCGTTTATGCTGCTATATTATATTTTCTGCTTGGGAGCAGTGGTTATTTTTACATACATGTCTTTTTTGCTGTGTTTATATTTAATAACGTAGTTAGCTATTTTAGGCGTTTATAGTAGTATACGTACTACTATAATATAACGCTTGGGCATATGCGTATATGTTACAAGATTGACATGTGATCATGCAATTCTTGATAATTCTCTTTTTTATAGCCATCATTGACGTGCTGCACTGGCTGGTGACAGTGCTTCTGTGTCGCTTGTATGGCGCTTGCATTATGACCTAACGTAGCAACAGATATAGCTGAGCTCATGGAGTGGTCACGTGACCCGTTGCTCGAGGAGATGGCGGTAGGGGGGCTTTTCTGGCCACCGGGAGGCTGCAGGTGCTAGCGCGACAGCTGCTCACCTTGTTGTTTCCAAGTAACTAAAAAGCGCTTGATGGTCAAACCGTGTAATCGTAGTGCAAATGCACAGACCGGCGTCAATCACTGCGGTTATTGGCTATGGTCGTTCAACTGCAGCTCAGGCTGTTTCGCATCACTTCATACGAAGGACATGAAATAAAAGTTCATGAAGAGTACAGTACTATGACAAGACAAGATGTGCTGCAACCTAATATAGCGCGATGGAACTAGTAAGTAACCTCTGCCGCAGTCAATTACGATTTAAATTTCCGCTACTAACATGCACAGCTCCCACAAGGTAAGAAGAACACTGTTAAAGTGCTGTACGAGGATCAGCAGAGGATCAATGAGTTCTCGAAGCTAGTGTTGAAGAAAGACGATATTACATTAGATCTTGAGCGTCAAAGACAAGAGAAAGAATACCTAGATGACATTTCTATGGAAATTGAACTGATAGACGAGGATGACGAATTGCAGTATAAAGTCGGCGAACTTTTCGTTTACCTGAAACAGAGTGAGGTTGTGGAACTGCTAGAGAAGGACATCGAGGCAATAGAACAGAGAATTACCGAGCTTGAAAACCaggatgaagaagttgaaaaaaaaatgaaCAGTTTAAAAGTAATCCTATATAATAAATTTGGCGACAATATAAACTTAGAACGCTAACGAACGTTCTTAAACAAGTGTCCGTTTACCCAACAAACGACATCCTAGTGCAAAACATACGTATAGTTAAATAAGCAGGCATACAACCCCCAAATTTCAGGCTCTCTTCCAATAATTGGAAAATCGCCTTCTCCAACATAATTTTCATGGTGCTAAAAACAACCTAAGCAAATGTATGCACTTCACGGTCCTCTTCCAACGTAAACTTCCAACCATGTTTCTTTTTCTCCTCCATAAATTGACCCAAGGAATTCTCTTCTAATGTAAACGAGAATCCGTTGATCACCGTGAAGTCGCTACCTATTTGACCGCCAAGTGACAAAATGGAGCTCTTAACCTCTTTCATCTCTTTCTCATTATCAATTCCCTTGTCGAAGGCTATAATGTAGCCTTTCATTTCTGCAGTGAGTTCACGTTGTTAGCATCTTATATCAGTGTTTGACCAAGTCGACCATATAATACTTACTTGCGGCAACCATTTgaaatattgaaaatagTAGCAGTAATACGCCGTGTCTCATTTTTGACTAAAATGTGGTTATTAATTGCAATAATGATGCTCAAAATCGTACAAAGTATGATTAATGTTATTCTCTATTGCTCATCGCCCCTCTCTATATATGTTGCTATAATCTCTCCCCTAACCGGGTAACAACTATGGTACTGATATAGAAGATTTACTACATCCTTTAGAAGACCTATTGAGTTCGAACTGTTGGGCTTGTGCACCTCTTTCTTCTACTGATTCCTTTGTAACCCTTCGTCCTACATTTGAGCTTACATGGGGAACCATTTGAGGGTTTGTATCACGTTTAAGGTAACATATCCTCAACCATCATACCATTAAGACTACAGGTAATACCGATGTTTCTTAGCAATACAACCAAGTTCTTTGTACGGGCTTTGTATTGTTGTATTCCGTTAGCGTGGTTCTTATGCGGAAGAACGGGTATAAACACTATCCATTGAGcaattttttttagtaAGATTGATGGTCTAAATCCTTAATAAAAAGGCGAATCCTGTACAGAGAACGGCGTGAGAAAAACTCGAAAAAGGAGTAAAAGATAGGTTATGTCAACTGTTATAAATGCATTTTCACTAGTTGTCACTAGTTGGGGCCTTTGCAAGTCGATTAATTTAGAACTAGATCCATCTTTGGCCAAAGCAGGCCCAAAGCAGTTTTTGACTAATATTGGAGCTGGTATCACAATTATCAATAATGTACTAGCAATCCTGAATAACTGGTCATTGCTTCCTACAGAAGGGTTGGAGTATTTCTCTAGGGAAATTCTCTTCCCTTTGGCATTACAAACTGAGACCGTAATTGCCGGGGTCTACTGGCCATTGAGACTGTTCTGGATTCATTTAATAATGCACAATATTAAGGACGGCAAATCACCAATTCCATTGCCAGTGGACCTAAGTATCCACCTAGTTCCTATCCTCACTCTGTTAATTGAATACTATGGAGTGAGAAAGACTCCTTTCCAAGTTTCAGCTTATGTTGTCTGGATTTTGACATTCATAATATCAATCCTATACAACTTCTGGTTAAAGACGATTATTGATGTCGAAAACGGTCAGGTTTACCCTTACCCCTTTTTGTCTATTCCGGAACCTCAGGTGACTTTTGTTTTTGTGGGAATTACTACCATAGGATGTCTATCCTTCTTGGCCTACAAATATTCTCATCCAGGAAGACGAACCCCATCCTTAAAACAGCAAAAACTGCAATAATATTGCTTATTTAGGATTTGAATGCCTGTTTCCATTAACTGGCTGTTTCATTAACTGCTGCTGTGTTGCCGGTAAGCACGTGATCTAGTTTTATGCCCtctttttattttacttGTTGTTTTTTGTTACCCTGCTTGTTGAAGTTTGTCGACAACTATAAAAAAAGCTTTGTAGTAATTACTTTCTTCATACATACATCTCGTTTCAAGACTTCAACATCAATATATCGCTCACGTGGGCCTATTATGCAGGGATTGGGATACATACTCAACTCTGTTTAGTGTCTATGCGAAGCGTAGAATACTCGATCGTTGCTGGGCG
The Eremothecium sinecaudum strain ATCC 58844 chromosome II, complete sequence DNA segment above includes these coding regions:
- the GIM3 gene encoding tubulin-binding prefolding complex subunit GIM3 (Syntenic homolog of Ashbya gossypii AFR039C; Syntenic homolog of Saccharomyces cerevisiae YNL153C (GIM3); 1-intron in Ashbya gossypii), translating into MELLPQGKKNTVKVLYEDQQRINEFSKLVLKKDDITLDLERQRQEKEYLDDISMEIELIDEDDELQYKVGELFVYLKQSEVVELLEKDIEAIEQRITELENQDEEVEKKMNSLKVILYNKFGDNINLER
- a CDS encoding HBR487Cp (Syntenic homolog of Ashbya gossypii AFR041W-A; Syntenic homolog of Ashbya gossypii NOHBY672; No homolog in Saccharomyces cerevisiae; Syntenic homolog of Kluyveromyces lactis KLLA0F27841g), whose amino-acid sequence is MSSFDCNENGEILNVKNGNEIISKDLHTWFKSLLEGDANCWKNDTADLVKTIAKENFEQLVLTFVLLLYIWVAKL
- a CDS encoding HBR490Cp (Syntenic homolog of Eremothecium cymbalariae Ecym_5262 and Saccharomyces cerevisiae YHR136C (SPL2)), which translates into the protein MQEHTHSKLRMSSATSSMSSFACSTLKSESDNHVTSAGREPRAGAGKRRTSFLGTLSSRVHMPGGSSPQLLAALPDLQESIFRPYNNYIDYKTTKSPPTSHSTSPFRCYTRPQLQLALQMSEQLTSEALFDEDMFDTSSDEEDATGAKIHHPRPSSAAKKSQHLLSMPYAHRHM
- a CDS encoding uncharacterized protein (Syntenic homolog of Ashbya gossypii AFR038W; Syntenic homolog of Saccharomyces cerevisiae YHR138C) — protein: MKGYIIAFDKGIDNEKEMKEVKSSILSLGGQIGSDFTVINGFSFTLEENSLGQFMEEKKKHGWKFTLEEDREVHTFA
- the CUZ1 gene encoding Cuz1p (Syntenic homolog of Ashbya gossypii AFR041C; Syntenic homolog of Saccharomyces cerevisiae YNL155W); the protein is MTDKETGMLDVGEHCNFCRQIDFLPFRCTVCEYDYCALHRSKESHNCKGLKTPRVERATSAERVSYKKGNGETYFKTLLPGKAEERIKQEVPVPSNQGVKSSLRDRLIKNNNTKALDKLKRFFDKYSSKSKYKMNLTASNKTIQLATMRRNAKGDVKIPQTNRLYVWCYYIDDKEPIEHEIFISKTWPVGRALDSLLHYMKLNNAGMGTTANANERLLLYKKVKDSEWVMLEAANRVSSVITEGDALYVVRGNDVEKLVNQNR
- a CDS encoding casein kinase I homolog (Syntenic homolog of Ashbya gossypii AFR040W; Syntenic homolog of Saccharomyces cerevisiae YHR135C (YCK1) and YNL154C (YCK2)), with translation MNNSSAIAAANTALAVNNITNTKMNISSPPPPPPPPPQQQQQQQQQQQQQHQHQHQQQQQGTIQLSHTYIQQQGGVGLPGGVGAGAAQTSNVSTVTARDDTTIVGLHFKIGKKIGEGSFGVLFEGTNMLNGVPVAIKFEPRKTEAPQLKDEYRTYKILTGTAGIPQAYYFGHEGLHNILVIDLLGPSLEDLFDWCGRRFTVKTVVQVAVQMITLIEDLHAHDLIYRDIKPDNFLIGRPDQPDANKVHLIDFGMAKLYRDPKTKQHIPYREKKSLSGTARYMSINTHLGREQSRRDDMEALGHVFFYFLRGQLPWQGLKAPNNKQKYEKIGEKKRSTNVYDLSQGLPVQFGRYLEVVRNLGFEETPDYEGYRKLLLSTLDELGQEYNGEYDWMKLNGGRGWDLAINKKPNLHGYGNPNPPNEKNRRHRNKYPQPAVAPQQLSSSQDPRYGTSQLQLQQQKLDPTSYEAYQQETQQRYAHQQQKLHSQQPLSNYQSQQQQQQLPQQVQQAQLSHKQPQTQYRSQQQAQYQFQTHSPQHGLNHKLSQQGQLGTGTVGTTAVNGQPTDLDSVASAKGFFAKMNCC
- a CDS encoding uncharacterized protein (Syntenic homolog of Ashbya gossypii AFR036C; Syntenic homolog of Saccharomyces cerevisiae YHR140W), encoding MSTVINAFSLVVTSWGLCKSINLELDPSLAKAGPKQFLTNIGAGITIINNVLAILNNWSLLPTEGLEYFSREILFPLALQTETVIAGVYWPLRLFWIHLIMHNIKDGKSPIPLPVDLSIHLVPILTLLIEYYGVRKTPFQVSAYVVWILTFIISILYNFWLKTIIDVENGQVYPYPFLSIPEPQVTFVFVGITTIGCLSFLAYKYSHPGRRTPSLKQQKLQ